In Armatimonas rosea, a single genomic region encodes these proteins:
- a CDS encoding carboxypeptidase-like regulatory domain-containing protein has translation MKPLRSFWIKEALGLTLALESGKGLEARVRSILDTSRSRELLTRRALIGIGLGTAASVSLVALLAPKRSLPGKGKPVPANSWEPTWPKEVRGRVSLPDGSPAVGATVWFRSSTRENRKIARLGDTDTEGRYRFPITDTGESFTIVVTKAGFGPAGTYRTDADLTLTTATSLQVKAVDETGSPLANLSIGVETLSTGDFGGPESYATYLPFVTAHTDAEGIATLTDLPPEAQLRLGIGSELYCNAAKLLAYDYRQGATQTTPSPVVFPHAV, from the coding sequence ATGAAACCGTTACGCTCGTTCTGGATCAAAGAAGCCCTTGGGCTCACCCTCGCCCTAGAGAGTGGTAAGGGCTTGGAGGCGCGGGTGCGCTCCATCCTCGACACCTCGCGCAGCCGGGAGCTCCTCACCCGCCGCGCCCTCATCGGCATTGGGCTGGGCACCGCCGCTTCGGTTAGTCTCGTGGCGCTGCTCGCCCCCAAGCGCTCGCTTCCAGGCAAGGGCAAGCCTGTCCCCGCTAACTCTTGGGAACCTACCTGGCCCAAAGAAGTCCGGGGACGTGTCTCTCTGCCGGATGGCTCGCCTGCGGTGGGAGCCACGGTCTGGTTTCGGAGTAGCACAAGGGAAAACCGCAAGATAGCCCGGCTTGGCGATACCGATACAGAGGGGCGCTACCGGTTTCCCATCACAGACACAGGAGAGAGCTTTACAATCGTGGTCACCAAGGCCGGTTTTGGCCCCGCGGGAACCTACCGAACCGATGCAGACCTCACCCTCACCACCGCTACGAGTCTGCAAGTGAAGGCCGTAGACGAGACAGGAAGCCCCCTCGCCAACCTAAGCATCGGCGTCGAAACCCTCTCAACAGGGGATTTCGGTGGGCCAGAATCCTACGCGACCTACTTACCCTTTGTCACTGCGCACACCGACGCGGAGGGTATTGCGACGCTTACCGATCTCCCTCCCGAGGCACAGCTTCGTCTTGGCATCGGCAGTGAGCTCTACTGCAACGCTGCCAAGCTCCTCGCCTACGACTACCGCCAGGGTGCCACACAAACCACCCCCTCTCCCGTTGTCTTCCCCCACGCCGTCTAG
- a CDS encoding PEP-CTERM sorting domain-containing protein (PEP-CTERM proteins occur, often in large numbers, in the proteomes of bacteria that also encode an exosortase, a predicted intramembrane cysteine proteinase. The presence of a PEP-CTERM domain at a protein's C-terminus predicts cleavage within the sorting domain, followed by covalent anchoring to some some component of the (usually Gram-negative) cell surface. Many PEP-CTERM proteins exhibit an unusual sequence composition that includes large numbers of potential glycosylation sites. Expression of one such protein has been shown restore the ability of a bacterium to form floc, a type of biofilm.): MIYRILTGVLCALVFAGAAQAQTTVFDSLTNRTSTSIPAATNTFMGQIFSVASPGSFLLSSFQVAIVNGTGTNFASTTTFRLRTQFYGAANTGASPVFSSPVGSTISVNFTNFAWTSGTFTTLTVNLGTPLLIPSTPTTNLGVVFNLQADTGAGFVSQDNLTVAVRGGGTNPAPLIGAFTGYTSPNYGYLRNASGRTDFNFDSTDARSIGVNSGLAFRLIAAAPEPSTLALSLLGVASAGGLLRRRRQG, encoded by the coding sequence ATGATATATCGGATTTTGACGGGTGTGCTGTGTGCCTTGGTCTTTGCGGGAGCTGCCCAAGCGCAGACGACTGTCTTTGACTCCTTGACCAATCGGACGTCGACAAGTATACCGGCGGCGACCAATACGTTCATGGGGCAGATCTTTAGTGTGGCGTCTCCGGGGAGCTTCTTGCTCAGTAGCTTTCAGGTGGCGATTGTCAACGGGACCGGAACCAACTTCGCCAGCACCACGACATTTCGGCTCCGAACCCAGTTCTACGGTGCGGCAAATACCGGTGCCTCTCCTGTCTTTAGTAGCCCGGTAGGCTCGACCATCTCGGTGAACTTTACCAACTTTGCTTGGACATCAGGAACCTTCACGACGCTCACGGTCAACCTAGGCACTCCGCTCCTGATTCCCTCCACACCGACAACCAACCTGGGTGTGGTCTTTAACCTTCAGGCCGATACCGGAGCTGGCTTCGTCTCCCAAGACAACTTGACCGTCGCTGTTCGGGGCGGTGGCACCAACCCTGCCCCCCTGATCGGTGCCTTTACCGGCTACACCAGCCCCAACTACGGCTACCTGCGCAACGCCTCGGGGCGCACCGACTTTAACTTCGACTCCACCGATGCCCGCAGTATCGGTGTCAATAGTGGCCTCGCGTTCCGGTTGATCGCCGCGGCACCGGAGCCTTCCACCCTCGCCCTCTCTCTCTTGGGGGTAGCAAGCGCTGGGGGGCTGCTGCGACGCCGGCGGCAAGGCTAG
- a CDS encoding DUF4926 domain-containing protein, with protein sequence MDTLKLFDVVALLKDRPEEGLVRGQVGAIVDEDAPGIFDVEFSDTGENLRNGDCSCG encoded by the coding sequence ATGGATACACTCAAACTTTTCGATGTGGTTGCGCTTTTGAAGGATCGGCCTGAAGAGGGGCTTGTGCGTGGGCAGGTCGGGGCCATTGTGGACGAAGATGCACCTGGTATCTTCGATGTGGAGTTTTCGGACACAGGGGAAAACCTACGCAATGGCGATTGTTCCTGCGGCTGA
- a CDS encoding M56 family metallopeptidase encodes MLLLLTKTTLLLAVVLLLGRLLRRASAARRAALYTAGLLGLAALPILHLVAPPLISVPLPTEPLQPAPILVQAQPQPVPLVAKQPVPTTTSTPSLRPAPAAEFIALSEPTPLPPPAPFPWEGLGMVFLASGSVLCLLRLVFGLIGLQQLVRQSQPAPAAVRDEVVALAQRLRLARVPQVRIAGESLALASPLTFGWWRGVVLLPESSLADDAALRVALLHELVHLHRRDWLVLLLARASAALWWFHPLVHLLVRQLRAELEAACDDRVLRSGVQAPDYAGYLVSFARTASGGKS; translated from the coding sequence ATGCTCCTTCTTCTCACTAAGACGACACTCTTGCTGGCGGTGGTTCTGCTCCTGGGCCGACTCCTCCGACGTGCCAGTGCCGCGCGCCGAGCCGCTCTCTACACCGCAGGCTTGCTCGGGCTGGCAGCGCTTCCGATTCTGCACCTCGTCGCTCCGCCGCTGATCTCCGTGCCGCTCCCAACCGAGCCACTACAACCCGCTCCGATTCTGGTGCAGGCACAACCTCAGCCTGTGCCCCTTGTCGCGAAACAACCAGTGCCCACGACAACGAGCACGCCGAGCCTGCGCCCTGCACCAGCCGCCGAGTTCATCGCTCTCTCCGAGCCCACGCCGCTTCCCCCACCCGCCCCGTTTCCCTGGGAGGGCCTCGGTATGGTGTTTCTCGCGTCGGGCAGTGTGCTCTGCCTGCTGCGGCTTGTCTTTGGGCTCATCGGCCTGCAGCAGCTCGTGCGCCAGAGCCAGCCCGCGCCTGCTGCGGTCCGAGACGAAGTCGTGGCCCTTGCACAGCGCCTGCGCTTAGCGCGTGTCCCCCAGGTTCGGATTGCTGGTGAGTCACTAGCGCTCGCCTCTCCGCTGACCTTTGGCTGGTGGCGTGGGGTTGTCCTGCTCCCGGAATCGTCGCTGGCAGATGACGCCGCGCTTCGGGTTGCCTTGCTCCATGAGCTGGTGCACCTGCACCGCCGGGACTGGCTCGTGCTCTTGCTGGCCCGTGCCAGCGCCGCGCTCTGGTGGTTCCACCCTCTTGTCCATCTACTCGTCCGCCAGCTCCGCGCCGAGCTGGAAGCCGCCTGCGACGACCGTGTCCTACGCTCCGGCGTCCAGGCCCCGGACTACGCCGGCTATCTCGTCTCGTTTGCTCGCACTGCCTCGGGAGGAAAGTCATGA
- a CDS encoding carboxypeptidase-like regulatory domain-containing protein, whose amino-acid sequence MNNSEGWGTSLTDGHGNYTLRVPPGNYNIALDLAGTPDWTTRAHEGVAVRSGKNLTGIDFTLERGCLISGRVLGADDRPLVGYSVGVYGPAHPKSSAWVQTTKTDHAGRYQLRVPAGEQYLYLQGGEPPLGYTLPKEKDRTFTLAQNAAHTEDFILPTAEILPPVTGTVRDTSGAPVAGATLRIEGKEFEDAFAFQGLTTDAAGRFTIPLRTRKPFTLAAESHGRYSEPISIAPGQALTLSLTKKPGVLTGTVVAPNGTPLAGIPVRLSRSLGGLGYSQQEGEAVTDATGHYRFSGLRPGEHYWVGAGKEGKNGISPNHQSETVKLPSGGTVPLKPITLPGK is encoded by the coding sequence ATGAACAACAGTGAGGGCTGGGGAACAAGCCTGACCGACGGGCATGGGAACTACACGCTTCGGGTTCCTCCGGGAAACTATAACATCGCGCTCGACCTTGCGGGGACGCCCGACTGGACAACGCGTGCCCACGAGGGAGTCGCGGTGCGCTCAGGAAAAAACCTGACGGGGATCGACTTCACCCTAGAGCGTGGCTGCCTGATCTCGGGCCGTGTCCTCGGTGCCGACGACCGCCCCCTTGTCGGGTACTCCGTCGGTGTCTACGGCCCGGCGCACCCCAAGTCGTCGGCGTGGGTACAGACGACCAAGACCGACCACGCCGGTCGCTACCAGCTGCGCGTCCCCGCCGGTGAGCAGTATCTCTACCTACAAGGCGGCGAGCCTCCCCTGGGCTACACGCTCCCCAAGGAGAAAGACCGCACCTTCACCCTTGCCCAAAATGCCGCCCACACCGAGGACTTTATCCTCCCCACGGCTGAGATTCTCCCACCCGTCACCGGCACCGTGCGCGATACCAGCGGTGCGCCGGTCGCGGGAGCAACCCTACGCATCGAAGGCAAGGAGTTCGAGGACGCGTTCGCCTTTCAGGGCCTAACGACCGATGCCGCAGGGCGCTTCACCATCCCGCTACGCACACGCAAGCCGTTCACCCTCGCCGCGGAGAGCCACGGACGCTACAGCGAGCCTATCTCTATCGCGCCAGGTCAAGCGCTCACGCTCTCCCTCACCAAGAAGCCAGGAGTGCTCACAGGTACCGTAGTTGCCCCCAATGGCACCCCACTCGCGGGTATCCCGGTCCGTCTCTCGCGAAGCCTAGGCGGTCTCGGTTACTCACAGCAGGAAGGCGAGGCAGTCACGGATGCCACCGGACACTACCGCTTCTCCGGGCTTCGTCCGGGTGAGCACTACTGGGTCGGGGCGGGCAAAGAGGGCAAGAATGGAATCAGCCCCAACCACCAGAGTGAGACCGTCAAGCTTCCCTCAGGCGGCACGGTGCCCCTCAAGCCCATCACACTGCCCGGGAAGTAA
- a CDS encoding molybdopterin-dependent oxidoreductase: MNLPPNQKLAAPGKWPVVGEKVPRAGDTAPWTVTVHGAVTERRVFGLEALLALPQQTQTHDIHCVTRWSKLGVTFTGILLADLLALCGGPLPEAQFVSFVARSDREHSTSLVLAEALELGCLVAFTADGAPLDEIHGGPVRIVTPGRYFYKSVKWLERIELLAEDKLGYWEGEIGYHNGADPWREERYIASTVNPKVLERALATRDFSGLDLRGVDLRGRDLTGLRAVDAKLRDAHFEGANLTDADFTRANLSNAHLENANCTRALFTDGDLEGAAFEGANLTGTDLAGASLFGTTF, translated from the coding sequence ATGAACTTGCCGCCGAACCAAAAACTTGCCGCGCCGGGGAAGTGGCCCGTGGTCGGGGAGAAGGTGCCGCGTGCGGGAGACACCGCGCCGTGGACCGTAACCGTACACGGAGCCGTGACCGAACGGCGGGTGTTTGGTTTAGAGGCGCTCCTTGCCCTGCCACAGCAGACACAGACCCACGACATTCACTGTGTGACGCGCTGGAGTAAGCTGGGCGTGACCTTCACCGGGATTCTGCTGGCCGACCTGCTCGCGCTCTGTGGCGGCCCGCTCCCCGAGGCACAGTTTGTCTCGTTTGTGGCACGCTCGGACCGCGAGCACAGCACCTCGCTGGTGCTCGCCGAGGCGCTGGAGCTGGGTTGCCTGGTCGCCTTTACCGCCGATGGCGCGCCGCTGGACGAGATTCATGGCGGGCCGGTGCGCATTGTCACGCCGGGGCGGTACTTCTACAAGTCGGTCAAGTGGCTGGAGCGGATCGAGCTGCTTGCGGAAGATAAACTTGGGTACTGGGAGGGGGAGATCGGCTACCACAACGGTGCCGATCCCTGGCGCGAGGAGCGCTATATCGCCTCCACCGTCAACCCCAAGGTGCTGGAGCGCGCGCTCGCCACCCGCGACTTCTCCGGCCTCGACCTGCGTGGCGTGGACCTGCGGGGGCGGGACCTGACGGGCCTCAGGGCCGTGGACGCCAAGCTGCGGGATGCCCACTTCGAGGGTGCCAACCTCACCGACGCCGACTTTACCCGCGCCAATCTCTCCAACGCCCACCTGGAAAACGCCAACTGCACCCGCGCCCTGTTCACCGACGGCGACCTAGAGGGCGCGGCCTTTGAAGGGGCCAACCTCACCGGCACCGACCTGGCCGGTGCCTCGCTCTTCGGCACGACGTTCTAG
- a CDS encoding ATP-binding protein: MQTFLFTDIEGSTRLWESHPEEMRQALQHHDALLRTQVEAAGGQVFKTIGDAFCTVFPEPVAALRASLQIQRALQSQPLTFAGDSELRVRIALHSGAAEARDHDYFGPTLNRVARLLAVGHGGQVLLSETTTSVLGEACPADCTLRDLGQHTLKDIEHPETIYQLCHPQLLSEFPPLRTEPSRRSSLPTPLTSLVGREAERALLCERVPQARLLTLLGAGGTGKTHLALEAAHQLAATAHFLLVLFLGMEEETDPLRLWPLLASQLERLGVALPSPLPGSGPEDIPRRVVAALGRYPTLLVLDNLEQLDNQTLHPILRFLLEQAPSVRLLVTSRRRLSLRGEQVITLSPLSTEAGVALFLERVRQLRPEFEASDETVAQIRTLCQRLDGLPLALEMAAARTGVLSLGQILARIEDRFDLLVNRSKDVPARQLSLHATIEWSYELLSPEAQRFLPLLAVFRGGWCLEAAEAVGGELALDASDELQAASLLVIETTPEPRYRLLEAVRSFARSQLAPEAWDEARQRHAEWYLAQLRQDSPQMKSPRERENILQAMAHLRQTQQLDSLATMLLSQLGYWWVYAGFDEAREQLGGYIDACLAAGAGGETPLSLLAHLLHLELYQQRLESATTWLAKADSLLSASERENNPEWLLALAHWHEKAGQLDEALVLNGRCESHPQTPAHIREQARISQIWTYLRLGRAQEALQQCQQTLTQHLQRTTAPDSQVATLYYLQAIAHLQQEALPAARLLLDKSQAVLDTLRFTSVENIVCSIEATWLLASGHYEAAWERATACLLPLWQQRDFGRVLVCLDTLAAASWLPDRKHLTPGYLRILLAVETLLPYHRTAFERQGTQQLLERVGPLGALPASREELDQLVHALPKA; the protein is encoded by the coding sequence ATGCAAACCTTCCTCTTCACCGATATTGAGGGCAGCACACGTCTCTGGGAGAGCCATCCTGAGGAGATGCGGCAGGCTCTCCAGCACCACGATGCCCTCCTCCGCACCCAAGTCGAAGCGGCAGGGGGGCAGGTTTTCAAGACAATCGGCGATGCGTTTTGTACGGTCTTTCCCGAGCCTGTCGCGGCGCTCCGTGCTAGCCTGCAGATCCAGCGTGCGCTCCAGAGCCAGCCCTTGACCTTCGCGGGAGACTCTGAGCTCCGTGTCCGCATCGCGCTTCATAGTGGGGCTGCGGAGGCACGGGACCACGACTACTTTGGCCCGACCCTCAACCGTGTGGCCCGGCTTCTCGCCGTAGGGCATGGCGGCCAAGTCCTACTCTCAGAGACCACCACAAGCGTGCTGGGCGAGGCGTGTCCTGCTGACTGCACCCTACGCGACCTAGGACAGCACACCCTCAAGGATATCGAGCACCCCGAGACGATCTACCAGCTCTGTCACCCCCAGCTCCTCTCGGAGTTCCCCCCGCTCCGCACCGAGCCCAGCCGACGGTCGTCACTGCCCACTCCGCTCACCTCCCTCGTGGGCCGTGAGGCGGAGCGGGCACTGCTCTGTGAGCGGGTGCCACAAGCGCGCCTGCTGACTCTCCTTGGCGCAGGAGGCACGGGCAAGACCCACCTAGCCCTGGAGGCCGCCCATCAGCTCGCCGCCACAGCCCACTTTCTCTTGGTGCTCTTTCTGGGCATGGAGGAGGAGACCGATCCCTTGCGCCTCTGGCCCCTGCTGGCAAGCCAGCTCGAGCGCCTCGGGGTCGCGCTTCCCAGCCCCTTGCCCGGCAGTGGCCCCGAGGATATCCCCCGCCGCGTGGTCGCAGCACTCGGGCGCTACCCCACCCTGCTGGTTCTCGACAACCTGGAGCAGCTCGACAACCAGACGCTCCACCCCATCCTGCGCTTTCTGCTGGAGCAGGCCCCGTCGGTGCGGCTCCTGGTGACCTCCCGGCGCCGGCTCAGCCTGCGCGGCGAGCAAGTGATCACGCTCTCCCCCCTTAGCACCGAGGCGGGGGTGGCTCTCTTTCTTGAGCGAGTGCGCCAGCTCCGCCCCGAGTTTGAGGCCAGCGACGAGACTGTCGCACAGATACGCACCCTCTGTCAGCGCCTCGATGGACTTCCCCTCGCGCTGGAGATGGCCGCGGCACGCACGGGAGTTCTCTCTCTGGGGCAGATCCTTGCCCGAATCGAGGACCGCTTCGACCTCCTGGTCAACCGCAGCAAGGATGTCCCTGCACGCCAGCTCTCGCTCCACGCAACCATCGAGTGGAGCTACGAGCTGCTCTCCCCCGAGGCACAGCGGTTCCTGCCCCTCCTCGCGGTCTTCCGGGGCGGCTGGTGCTTGGAGGCCGCCGAGGCCGTGGGAGGAGAGCTCGCCCTCGATGCCAGCGATGAGCTCCAGGCGGCCTCGCTGCTCGTGATTGAGACCACGCCGGAGCCGCGCTACCGCCTGCTGGAGGCAGTTCGTAGCTTTGCGCGCTCCCAGCTCGCCCCGGAGGCGTGGGACGAAGCACGCCAGCGGCACGCGGAGTGGTACCTCGCCCAGCTTCGCCAGGACTCCCCGCAGATGAAGTCGCCACGGGAGCGGGAGAATATCCTCCAAGCCATGGCGCACCTTCGGCAGACCCAGCAGCTCGACTCCCTGGCTACGATGCTCCTGAGCCAGCTGGGCTACTGGTGGGTCTACGCAGGCTTCGACGAGGCACGCGAGCAGCTCGGGGGCTACATCGATGCTTGCTTGGCGGCAGGAGCGGGGGGCGAGACTCCTCTCTCCCTCCTGGCACACCTGCTCCACCTCGAGCTCTACCAGCAGCGGCTGGAGTCCGCAACGACCTGGCTGGCAAAGGCGGACTCTCTCCTGTCGGCTTCCGAGCGCGAGAACAATCCCGAGTGGCTGCTGGCGCTGGCACACTGGCATGAAAAAGCGGGGCAGCTCGACGAGGCCCTGGTGCTCAACGGTCGCTGCGAAAGCCACCCCCAGACCCCCGCCCATATCCGCGAGCAGGCACGCATTAGCCAGATCTGGACCTATCTGCGGCTCGGTCGGGCGCAAGAAGCACTCCAGCAGTGCCAGCAGACCCTCACTCAGCACCTCCAGAGAACCACAGCTCCCGATAGCCAGGTCGCCACCCTGTACTACCTGCAAGCGATCGCCCACCTCCAGCAAGAGGCACTGCCTGCTGCACGGCTCCTGCTCGACAAGAGCCAAGCGGTGCTGGACACGCTCCGCTTTACCTCGGTGGAGAACATTGTCTGCTCGATCGAGGCGACCTGGCTCCTGGCATCGGGGCACTACGAGGCGGCGTGGGAGCGTGCCACCGCGTGCCTGCTCCCCCTGTGGCAGCAGCGGGACTTTGGGCGTGTCTTGGTCTGTCTCGACACGCTCGCCGCTGCTTCCTGGCTCCCAGATCGCAAGCACCTGACGCCCGGTTATCTACGGATCTTGCTGGCGGTGGAGACGCTTCTGCCCTACCACCGCACGGCCTTTGAGCGCCAGGGCACCCAGCAGCTCCTAGAGCGTGTGGGGCCTCTGGGGGCACTTCCCGCCTCGCGGGAGGAGCTCGATCAGCTTGTCCACGCACTCCCCAAGGCTTAG
- a CDS encoding BlaI/MecI/CopY family transcriptional regulator, with protein sequence MNGDFSRRERQLMDILYARGEASVAEIHAALSAPDGTGPSYNSVRKLLSILEEKGHLSHREAGRQYIYAPTRSPKTAARSALRGLLGTFFGGSPRELMATLLNDDETTVSPTELEALEALIAAARKESDDAPSSH encoded by the coding sequence ATGAACGGTGACTTCTCACGACGTGAGCGACAGCTCATGGACATTCTCTATGCCCGAGGCGAGGCGAGTGTCGCGGAGATCCATGCAGCGCTCTCGGCCCCAGACGGCACTGGCCCCAGCTACAACAGCGTCCGTAAGCTGCTCTCGATTCTGGAGGAAAAAGGACATCTCAGCCACCGGGAGGCGGGGCGGCAGTATATCTATGCCCCGACCCGCTCCCCGAAAACCGCGGCACGGAGCGCTCTGCGTGGGCTCCTCGGGACATTCTTTGGCGGCTCGCCCCGTGAGCTCATGGCGACCCTGCTCAACGACGACGAAACCACGGTCAGTCCGACGGAGCTAGAGGCACTGGAGGCGCTGATCGCGGCGGCACGGAAGGAGAGCGACGATGCTCCTTCTTCTCACTAA
- a CDS encoding ATP-dependent helicase produces MSDSPLPSPTPKSIDLDELSAGLNAQQFEAYAHTKGAALVLAGAGSGKTTVLIRRIARLIAEGVPPEKILVTTFTRRAADDMSERLVKLLGEEAVVGLWIGTFHSHCLRILKKEWAERFGKEGRFDLADEYWQKRVCRAILGKMGDYKSLPQPPFGQNMKLDPKLALLAISTAKNSGFDCEQGETALTKIYPDWEEPQVHSVAKFWRCYEQAKQKEFDVLSKVPARRLDFDDLLVEALYLLRDDKKAQEEYLSKFDYLLVDETQDTSEVQWQLARLLAKKHGNLFIVGDVGQSIYGFRGCDPKRTVMGFQASYPNGEIIRLPANYRSQGTVVTVANELIAHADLDDRYRLLMEPTRLSAQEPWLSQHLDAEAEALWVVERLREQLSTEPNMAFRDFALLYRTNAYSRCFEDALINAGIPYQITGGTSFYNRKEVKDLLAYLQLSVDPNSEAGTEACKRILNIASKKFGRPTRSLGMGFIKKVEEQAEKNKCSFYEMLKKGVYTTQQEVAILDFRKQIKEIHEAGETAQTRLMAARLSGYDDFIVNEDGDSEDEGEGSSRLDNLDELVAASQRFFAPEAMLTFVGGQIRKAKDAGKGQDAVNLMTVHKSKGLEWRCVFVVGFAMNLLPHHRSLRYVDGELLPDSLEEERRIAYVAITRAKEQFALSWPQYHNAKALGPSPFLIEMPTLAPLVDDALRSQHKEDDDAQALADEEFEE; encoded by the coding sequence ATGTCCGACTCCCCCTTGCCCTCTCCCACCCCAAAATCTATCGATCTGGATGAGCTCTCCGCAGGGCTCAATGCCCAGCAGTTTGAGGCCTACGCGCACACCAAGGGCGCGGCGCTTGTGTTGGCGGGGGCGGGCTCGGGCAAGACCACGGTGCTCATCCGGCGGATCGCACGCCTGATCGCGGAGGGCGTGCCTCCTGAGAAGATCCTGGTCACGACCTTTACCCGCCGCGCCGCCGATGACATGAGCGAGCGCTTGGTCAAGCTCCTGGGAGAAGAGGCGGTGGTCGGGCTGTGGATCGGGACGTTCCACTCGCACTGCCTGCGGATTCTGAAAAAAGAATGGGCCGAGCGCTTCGGCAAAGAGGGGCGCTTCGACCTGGCCGACGAGTACTGGCAAAAGCGGGTCTGTCGCGCCATTCTGGGCAAGATGGGCGACTACAAGTCCCTGCCTCAGCCGCCCTTTGGCCAGAACATGAAGCTCGATCCCAAGCTGGCGCTCCTGGCGATCTCAACCGCCAAGAACAGCGGCTTCGACTGCGAGCAGGGCGAGACCGCCCTCACCAAGATCTACCCGGACTGGGAGGAGCCGCAGGTACACAGTGTCGCCAAGTTCTGGCGCTGCTACGAGCAGGCCAAGCAGAAGGAGTTCGATGTCCTCTCCAAGGTGCCCGCCCGCCGCCTAGACTTCGACGATCTTCTCGTGGAGGCGCTGTATCTCCTGCGTGACGATAAAAAAGCCCAGGAGGAGTACCTCAGCAAGTTCGACTATCTCTTGGTGGACGAGACCCAGGACACGAGCGAGGTGCAGTGGCAGCTGGCCCGGCTGCTTGCTAAGAAGCACGGCAACCTGTTTATTGTGGGGGATGTGGGGCAGAGTATCTACGGCTTCCGTGGCTGTGATCCCAAGCGCACGGTGATGGGCTTTCAGGCGAGCTACCCCAACGGGGAGATCATCCGCCTGCCCGCCAACTACCGCTCGCAAGGGACTGTCGTGACGGTCGCCAATGAGCTGATCGCCCACGCGGACCTCGACGACCGCTACCGCCTCCTGATGGAGCCCACCCGGCTCTCGGCGCAGGAGCCCTGGCTCTCGCAGCACCTGGATGCCGAGGCGGAGGCCCTCTGGGTGGTGGAGCGCCTGCGGGAGCAGCTGAGCACCGAGCCCAACATGGCCTTCCGGGACTTCGCTCTGCTCTACCGCACCAATGCCTACTCGCGCTGCTTCGAGGACGCGCTCATCAACGCGGGGATTCCCTACCAGATCACCGGCGGCACGAGTTTTTACAATCGCAAAGAAGTCAAAGACCTGCTGGCCTACCTGCAGCTCTCGGTCGATCCCAACTCCGAGGCGGGCACGGAGGCGTGCAAGCGTATCCTCAATATCGCCAGTAAGAAGTTTGGCCGCCCGACCCGCTCGCTGGGGATGGGCTTTATCAAGAAAGTGGAGGAGCAGGCGGAGAAGAACAAGTGCTCGTTCTACGAGATGCTGAAAAAAGGGGTCTACACCACCCAGCAAGAAGTGGCGATCCTAGACTTCCGCAAGCAGATCAAGGAGATCCACGAGGCAGGCGAGACCGCCCAGACCCGCCTCATGGCCGCGCGGCTCTCGGGCTACGACGACTTCATTGTCAATGAGGACGGCGACAGCGAGGACGAGGGCGAGGGCTCTAGCCGCCTGGACAACCTCGATGAGCTGGTCGCGGCGAGCCAGCGCTTCTTCGCGCCCGAGGCGATGCTGACCTTTGTGGGCGGGCAGATCCGCAAGGCCAAAGACGCTGGCAAGGGGCAAGACGCGGTGAACCTGATGACGGTGCACAAGTCCAAGGGGCTGGAGTGGCGCTGTGTCTTTGTGGTCGGCTTTGCGATGAACCTGCTCCCGCACCACCGCAGCCTGCGCTATGTCGATGGCGAGCTCCTCCCGGACTCGCTGGAGGAAGAGCGCCGGATCGCCTACGTGGCCATCACCCGCGCCAAGGAGCAGTTCGCCCTCTCATGGCCGCAGTACCACAACGCCAAGGCCCTGGGACCATCGCCGTTTCTGATCGAGATGCCGACTCTGGCCCCGCTAGTGGACGATGCCCTGCGCTCGCAGCACAAAGAGGACGACGATGCCCAGGCCCTCGCCGACGAGGAGTTCGAGGAGTAG